In one window of Candidatus Omnitrophota bacterium DNA:
- a CDS encoding hydrogenase 4 subunit F, which translates to MSLLVFVLGIPAGLAAVSFLVRRIKVLAVCGVVGHGFVLALTAVLLQVVNWQGKMVLLGGAVHVDALSAFFLFTIAFVNFASSLYSVGYVAMDVDDEKISENKARMYYLLFNVFSLTMYLVTVVNNLGMLWVCIEMTTLVSAFLVGFYRTKESVEAAWKYIIICSAGIILALLGTILFAYAMSVAGGIKSLNWTDLAATARHFDKNIVRIAFIFILVGYGTKAGLAPMHTWLPDAHSQAIAPISALLSGVLLKTALYAILRYIMIVNTALGSADFTSHLLIIFGLASLAVASVFIVVQKDLKRLLAYSSIEHIGIITLGFGLGGPVGITGALLHIFNHAVSKSLMFFGAGAIVRHYRRHDMNSIHGVIQAMPFTGMVFLLGAFVLTGFPPFSMFMSELLVALAGFGRGAYGVVILFLFFLAVIFGGILYHLSGMLFGHRPKGVDAAREPASIKWAMAFLLFPACVLGLVVPPPLQEGIKAVIKLVQGG; encoded by the coding sequence ATGAGTCTTTTGGTTTTTGTTCTGGGAATCCCCGCGGGCCTGGCCGCCGTTTCGTTTCTTGTCCGGCGGATTAAGGTCCTCGCGGTCTGCGGCGTGGTCGGCCACGGATTCGTGCTGGCCCTGACCGCCGTGCTTTTGCAGGTGGTCAACTGGCAGGGGAAGATGGTCCTGCTGGGCGGGGCCGTGCATGTGGACGCCCTGAGCGCGTTTTTCCTGTTCACGATCGCCTTTGTGAATTTCGCCTCCTCGCTGTATTCCGTCGGCTATGTGGCGATGGACGTGGATGATGAGAAGATCTCCGAGAATAAAGCCAGGATGTACTACCTGCTGTTCAACGTGTTCTCCCTGACCATGTATCTGGTCACGGTGGTCAACAACCTCGGCATGCTGTGGGTCTGCATCGAGATGACCACCCTGGTCTCGGCCTTTCTGGTGGGTTTTTACCGGACCAAGGAATCGGTGGAGGCGGCCTGGAAATACATCATCATCTGTTCCGCCGGGATCATCCTGGCCCTGCTGGGAACGATCCTGTTTGCGTACGCCATGTCGGTCGCGGGGGGGATCAAGAGCCTGAACTGGACGGATCTCGCGGCCACCGCGAGGCATTTCGACAAGAACATCGTGCGGATCGCGTTCATCTTCATCCTGGTCGGATACGGGACCAAGGCGGGGCTGGCGCCCATGCACACCTGGCTTCCCGACGCCCACAGCCAGGCGATCGCGCCGATCAGCGCGCTGTTGTCCGGCGTCCTGCTCAAGACGGCCCTTTACGCCATTTTGCGGTACATCATGATCGTGAACACCGCGCTGGGGTCGGCCGACTTCACGTCGCATCTGCTGATCATTTTCGGGCTGGCGTCGCTGGCCGTGGCCAGCGTTTTCATCGTCGTCCAGAAAGACCTCAAGCGGCTTTTGGCCTATTCGAGCATCGAGCACATCGGGATCATCACGCTGGGCTTCGGGCTCGGCGGTCCCGTCGGGATCACGGGAGCGCTCCTGCACATCTTCAACCATGCCGTGAGTAAGTCCCTGATGTTTTTCGGGGCTGGGGCCATCGTCCGCCATTACCGCCGGCACGACATGAACAGCATCCACGGCGTCATCCAGGCCATGCCGTTCACGGGGATGGTGTTTCTCCTGGGCGCGTTTGTCCTGACGGGGTTCCCGCCGTTTTCCATGTTCATGAGTGAACTTCTGGTCGCGCTGGCCGGGTTCGGCCGGGGCGCTTACGGTGTTGTCATCCTGTTCTTGTTTTTTCTGGCTGTGATCTTCGGCGGGATCCTGTACCATTTGAGCGGGATGCTGTTCGGCCACAGGCCCAAGGGCGTGGACGCGGCCCGGGAACCGGCCAGCATCAAATGGGCCATGGCGTTTTTGCTCTTTCCGGCGTGCGTGCTCGGCCTTGTGGTGCCGCCGCCTTTGCAGGAGGGGATCAAGGCCGTCATCAAACTGGTCCAGGGGGGATAG